A portion of the Sulfurospirillum diekertiae genome contains these proteins:
- a CDS encoding cytochrome b has protein sequence MAEIRKATGFIDWLDQRLAVNKFIKVMMTEYWIPKNINFLWAMGVVLMVLFMVLIVSGIFLLMYYKPDIKLAFDSVNYTIMQEVEYGWLWRHMHGVAASAIFLVIYIHMFTGIYYGSYKKGREVIWLTGMALFGMFSAEAFSGYMLPWGQMSYWAAQVITNLFGGIPVIGDALVIWIRGDFLVADATLTRFFMLHVLLLPLVILLLIAVHFYSLRMPHVNNQDSEEFDFDVESKKYLDGKKVESKVVPFWPVFLSKDFFVVGVALTIFFYLVCFHFDFAMDPINFEPANNMKTPPHIYPEWYFLWSYEVLRGFFFDIAGVPAMKIGLAAFGFANVIFMLLPFLDRNPMHTAPAHKRPAFFIWFWLLLIDMIVLTVYGKLPPTGNNAWVGFGATIVFLALFILLPIITKMEANCKCNNGGCK, from the coding sequence GTGGCAGAAATTAGAAAAGCGACAGGCTTTATCGATTGGCTCGATCAGCGATTAGCAGTGAATAAGTTCATCAAAGTCATGATGACAGAGTATTGGATTCCTAAAAACATCAACTTCCTTTGGGCAATGGGTGTTGTGTTGATGGTTCTTTTTATGGTTCTGATTGTTTCGGGAATCTTCCTTTTAATGTACTACAAACCCGACATTAAACTCGCATTTGATAGTGTTAACTATACGATTATGCAAGAGGTAGAGTACGGCTGGTTATGGCGTCATATGCACGGTGTTGCAGCGTCTGCTATTTTCCTTGTCATTTACATTCACATGTTTACGGGTATCTATTACGGTTCGTATAAAAAAGGCCGTGAGGTTATTTGGCTTACGGGTATGGCACTTTTTGGTATGTTCTCAGCTGAAGCGTTCAGTGGATACATGCTTCCATGGGGACAAATGAGCTACTGGGCAGCCCAAGTTATTACCAACCTTTTTGGCGGTATTCCTGTCATTGGTGATGCTTTGGTTATTTGGATCAGAGGGGACTTCTTAGTTGCAGATGCAACCTTAACACGTTTTTTCATGTTACATGTACTCCTCCTTCCATTGGTTATTCTTTTACTTATTGCCGTTCACTTCTACTCTTTAAGAATGCCTCACGTCAATAACCAAGATTCTGAAGAGTTCGATTTTGATGTTGAATCTAAAAAATACCTTGATGGTAAAAAAGTTGAATCTAAAGTGGTACCTTTCTGGCCAGTGTTCCTCTCCAAAGATTTCTTTGTTGTAGGGGTTGCCCTTACCATTTTCTTCTATCTTGTCTGTTTCCATTTTGACTTTGCCATGGATCCTATTAACTTTGAGCCAGCTAACAATATGAAAACACCTCCGCACATCTACCCTGAGTGGTACTTCTTGTGGAGTTATGAAGTGCTTCGTGGTTTCTTCTTTGATATTGCAGGTGTTCCTGCGATGAAAATTGGTTTAGCAGCGTTTGGTTTTGCGAACGTAATCTTTATGCTTCTTCCATTCCTTGATAGAAATCCTATGCATACTGCACCAGCGCATAAACGTCCTGCGTTTTTCATCTGGTTCTGGTTACTCTTGATTGACATGATCGTTCTTACCGTTTATGGCAAACTACCACCAACAGGAAACAATGCATGGGTTGGCTTTGGTGCAACTATTGTCTTTCTTGCCTTGTTTATTCTGCTTCCAATTATCACGAAAATGGAAGCGAACTGTAAATGTAATAATGGAGGTTGCAAATGA
- a CDS encoding c-type cytochrome: protein MRELKILAVVIFFTAVVYWGVEPFAHSQMHPHVAPADFAFKDLGASDKKGDATKGAETFLSAGCTGCHGIASQGMPAPMDNASASATFGVVPPDLSTAGALYDKNFLVALIKNPTKALNVEHKFNETRPHPMIQFFGLGGDLDQEVADIVAYLQSIAPVAPMDDKKVFADACQRCHDMKYDKIMSTTDKDALKAYMGTIPPDLSMMIRSKGAEYLTTFINNPQKQLAGTSMPRVGLSEKAQNQVITYMEKVGDSKKAERDDLGYKLIGYMALFTLLAYLWKVKIWREVH from the coding sequence ATGAGAGAGTTAAAAATATTAGCCGTTGTAATCTTCTTTACAGCCGTTGTGTATTGGGGCGTAGAACCTTTTGCTCATTCCCAAATGCACCCTCATGTTGCTCCTGCAGATTTTGCGTTTAAAGATCTCGGTGCCTCTGATAAAAAAGGTGATGCCACCAAAGGTGCTGAAACCTTTTTAAGTGCTGGATGTACGGGGTGTCATGGTATTGCTTCTCAAGGAATGCCAGCTCCCATGGATAATGCAAGTGCTTCTGCAACGTTTGGTGTTGTTCCTCCAGATCTTAGCACAGCAGGTGCTTTATACGATAAAAACTTCCTTGTGGCACTGATTAAAAACCCAACGAAGGCACTTAACGTTGAACATAAGTTTAATGAGACACGTCCTCATCCAATGATCCAATTCTTTGGTTTGGGTGGAGACTTAGATCAAGAAGTCGCAGATATTGTTGCGTATCTTCAAAGTATTGCGCCTGTCGCTCCAATGGATGATAAAAAAGTCTTTGCTGATGCATGCCAACGATGCCATGATATGAAGTATGACAAAATCATGAGTACTACGGATAAAGATGCTTTAAAAGCGTATATGGGAACCATTCCTCCTGATCTTTCAATGATGATTCGCTCTAAAGGTGCTGAGTATCTTACAACATTCATTAACAACCCACAAAAACAACTAGCAGGTACGTCTATGCCTCGCGTTGGGTTGAGTGAAAAAGCTCAAAACCAAGTGATCACGTATATGGAAAAAGTGGGCGACAGCAAAAAAGCTGAAAGAGACGATCTTGGGTATAAACTCATTGGTTATATGGCGCTCTTTACACTACTCGCTTATCTTTGGAAAGTCAAAATCTGGAGAGAAGTTCACTAG
- a CDS encoding cyclic nucleotide-binding domain-containing protein: MSTKASPYFLNLKSVFCDNMNQYAFIKHYTTNEVLYQQGDVPFNLYIFISGQLKILNKTQQMMHCSVGEFIGAHANFANICYPETVKFLSAGQILVIQFDYFKERIVHYPILFGKIIEGLLQKQKIITNISDQQFSHVLINSYPAKSGHL; this comes from the coding sequence ATGTCTACTAAAGCTAGTCCATACTTTTTAAATCTTAAAAGCGTATTCTGCGATAATATGAATCAATATGCCTTTATAAAACACTATACCACGAATGAAGTGCTTTATCAACAAGGTGATGTGCCCTTTAACCTTTATATCTTTATTTCTGGACAGTTGAAAATATTGAACAAAACACAACAAATGATGCACTGTTCTGTTGGTGAATTTATAGGGGCACATGCTAATTTTGCCAATATTTGTTATCCTGAAACTGTCAAATTTCTTTCAGCTGGGCAAATTTTAGTCATTCAATTTGATTATTTTAAAGAAAGAATAGTGCACTATCCAATACTTTTTGGAAAGATTATTGAAGGATTACTTCAAAAACAAAAAATTATAACCAATATCTCTGATCAACAATTTTCACATGTCTTAATTAATTCATACCCTGCTAAGAGTGGTCATCTTTGA